A stretch of the Macaca mulatta isolate MMU2019108-1 chromosome 14, T2T-MMU8v2.0, whole genome shotgun sequence genome encodes the following:
- the GPHA2 gene encoding glycoprotein hormone alpha-2 precursor (The RefSeq protein has 1 substitution compared to this genomic sequence), whose product MLMASPQTLVLCLLVLAVTEACGQEAVIPGCHLHPFIVTVRSDRQGTCQGSHMAQACVGHCESSAFPSRYSVLVASGYRHNITSVSQCCTISGLKKVRVQLQCVGSRREELEIFTARACQCDMCRLSRY is encoded by the exons ATGCTCATGGCGTCCCCTCAAACCCTGGTTCTCTGTCTGCTGGTCCTGGCAGTCACTGAAGCCTGCGGCCAGGAGGCAGTCATCCCAGGCTGCCACTTGCACC CCTTCAATGTGACAGTGCGAAGTGACCGCCAAGGCACCTGCCAGGGCTCTCACATGGCACAGGCCTGTGTGGGTCACTGTGAGTCCAGCGCCTTCCCTTCTCGGTACTCTGTGCTGGTGGCCAGTGGCTACCGACACAACATCACCTCCGTCTCTCAGTGCTGCACCATCAGTGGCCTGAAGAAG GTCAGAGTACAGCTGCAGTGTGTGGGGAGCCGGAGGGAGGAGCTCGAGATCTTCACTGCCCGGGCCTGCCAGTGTGACATGTGTCGCCTCTCTCGCTACTAG
- the PPP2R5B gene encoding serine/threonine-protein phosphatase 2A 56 kDa regulatory subunit beta isoform isoform X1 gives METKLPPASTPTSPSSPGLSPVPPPDKVDGFSRRSLRRARPRRSHSSSQFRYQSNQQELTPLPLLKGELAAGHQGNRAPEGTSRADALPSPDVPASELHELLSRKLAQCGVMFDFLDCVADLKGKEVKRAALNELVECVGSTRGVLIEPVYPDIIRMISVNIFRTLPPSENPEFDPEEDEPNLEPSWPHLQLVYEFFLRFLESPDFQPSVAKRYVDQKFVLMLLELFDSEDPREREYLKTILHRVYGKFLGLRAYIRKQCNHIFLRFIYEFEHFNGVAELLEILGSIINGFALPLKTEHKQFLVRVLIPLHSVKSLSVFHAQLAYCVVQFLEKDATLTEHVIRGLLKYWPKTCTQKEVMFLGEMEEILDVIEPSQFVKIQEPLFKQVARCVSSPHFQVAERALYFWNNEYILSLIEDNCHTVLPAVFGTLYQVSKEHWNQTIVSLIYNVLKTFMEMNGKLFDELTASYKLEKQQEQQKAQERQELWQGLEELRLRRLQGTQGAKEAPLQRLTPQVATSGGQS, from the exons ATGGAGACGAAGCTGCCCCCTGCAAGCACCCCCACCAGCCCCTCCTCCCCCGGGCTGTCGCCTGTGCCCCCACCCGACAAGGTGGACGGCTTCTCCCGCCGTTCGCTCCGCAGAGCCCGGCCCCGGCGCTCCCACAGCTCCTCTCAGTTCCGCTATCAGAGCAACCAGCAGGAGCTCACGCCACTGCCCCTGCTCAAAGGTGAGCTGGCTGCTGGCCACCAGGGGAACCGAGCCCCCGAGGGGACCAGCAGGGcc gatgccctcccctccccagatGTGCCAGCTTCTGAGCTGCACGAGCTGCTGAGCCGGAAGCTTGCCCAGTGTGGGGTGATGTTTGACTTCTTGGACTGTGTGGCTGACCTCAAGGGGAAGGAGGTGAAGCGGGCGGCCCTCAACGAGCTGGTGGAGTGTGTGGGGAGTACCCGGGGTGTCCTCATCGAGCCCGTCTACCCAGACATCATCCGCATG ATCTCAGTGAATATCTTCCGGACTCTGCCGCCCAGTGAGAACCCTGAATTTGACCCTGAAGAGGATGAGCCCAACCTTGAGCCTTCGTGGCCACACCTGCAG ctgGTATATGAGTTTTTCCTGCGTTTCTTGGAGAGCCCAGACTTCCAGCCCTCCGTGGCCAAGAGATATGTGGATCAAAAGTTTGTCCTGATG CTCCTGGAGCTATTTGACAGTGAGGACCCCCGGGAGCGTGAGTACCTCAAGACCATCCTGCACCGGGTCTACGGCAAGTTCCTGGGTCTCCGGGCCTACATCCGCAAACAGTGCAACCACATCTTCCTCCG GTTCATCTATGAGTTCGAGCACTTCAATGGTGTGGCTGAGCTGCTGGAGATCCTAGGAAG CATCATCAATGGCTTTGCGCTGCCCCTGAAGACGGAGCACAAGCAGTTCCTGGTTCGCGTCCTGATCCCCCTGCACTCTGTCAAGTCGCTGTCTGTCTTTCACGCCCAG CTGGCATACTGTGTGGTGCAGTTCCTGGAGAAGGATGCCACTCTGACGGAGCAC GTGATCCGGGGGCTGCTCAAATACTGGCCAAAAACCTGCACCCAGAAGGAG gtgATGTTTCTGGGGGAGATGGAAGAGATTCTTGATGTCATCGAGCCCTCCCAGTTTGTGAAGATCCAGGAGCCCCTTTTTAAGCAGGTGGCTCGCTGTGTTTCCAGCCCCCATTTCCAG GTTGCAGAGCGGGCTCTGTATTTCTGGAACAATGAGTATATCCTAAGCCTCATTGAGGACAACTGCCACACTGTGCTGCCTGCCGTGTTTGGGACTCTCTACCAAGTCTCCAAGGAGCACTGGAACCA AACCATCGTATCGCTGATCTACAATGTGCTCAAGACCTTCATGGAGATGAATGGGAAGCTGTTTGATGAGCTCACGGCCTCCTACAAGCTGGAAAAGCAGCA GGAGCAGCAGAAGGCCCAGGAGCGTCAGGAGTTATGGCAAGGTCTGGAGGAGCTGCGGCTACGCCGGCTACAGGGGACCCAGGGGGCCAAGGAGGCCCCTCTCCAGCGGCTTACACCCCAGGTGGCCACCAGTGGGGGTCAGAGCTAG
- the MAJIN gene encoding membrane-anchored junction protein isoform X2, translating into MKWFHENLSPGKPISDSPLGLVPAEKKAVGAVMRKRKHMDEPSSPSRPGLDRAKIGTSSQGSSKKKPPMETRRNRERKAQQGLQETLASDITGVQKQDSEWGHSLPGPVVPPLQHNTPPPKEPAASGFVGFLSSLFPFRYFFRKSSHS; encoded by the exons ATGAAATGGTTCCATGAAAACCTGTCACCTG GGAAACCAATAAGTGACAGTCCTCTTGGGTTG GTCCCAGCTGAGAAGAAAGCAGTAGGAGCTGTGATGAGGAAACGAAAACACATGGACGAGCCCAGCTCCCCCAGCAGGCCAGGGCTGGACAG GGCCAAGATAGGGACTTCCAGCCAAGGCTCCAGCAAAAAGAAGCCCCCTATGGAAACCAGGAGA AACAGGGAAAGAAAAGCCCAACAAGGATTGCAGGAGACTCTGGCCTCTGATATCACTGGTGTCCAGAAACAAG ATTCTGAGTGGGGGCACAGCCTGCCAGGGCCAGTTGTCCCACCCCTGCAGCACAACACACCTCCACCTAAGGAGCCAGCAGCCAGCGGCTTCGTTGGGTTTCTAAG CTCTCTCTTCCCGTTTCGATATTTCTTCAGGAAGAGCAGCCACTCTTGA
- the PPP2R5B gene encoding serine/threonine-protein phosphatase 2A 56 kDa regulatory subunit beta isoform isoform X5, whose product METKLPPASTPTSPSSPGLSPVPPPDKVDGFSRRSLRRARPRRSHSSSQFRYQSNQQELTPLPLLKDVPASELHELLSRKLAQCGVMFDFLDCVADLKGKEVKRAALNELVECVGSTRGVLIEPVYPDIIRMISVNIFRTLPPSENPEFDPEEDEPNLEPSWPHLQLVYEFFLRFLESPDFQPSVAKRYVDQKFVLMLLELFDSEDPREREYLKTILHRVYGKFLGLRAYIRKQCNHIFLRFIYEFEHFNGVAELLEILGSIINGFALPLKTEHKQFLVRVLIPLHSVKSLSVFHAQLAYCVVQFLEKDATLTEHVIRGLLKYWPKTCTQKEVMFLGEMEEILDVIEPSQFVKIQEPLFKQVARCVSSPHFQFLLQSRVW is encoded by the exons ATGGAGACGAAGCTGCCCCCTGCAAGCACCCCCACCAGCCCCTCCTCCCCCGGGCTGTCGCCTGTGCCCCCACCCGACAAGGTGGACGGCTTCTCCCGCCGTTCGCTCCGCAGAGCCCGGCCCCGGCGCTCCCACAGCTCCTCTCAGTTCCGCTATCAGAGCAACCAGCAGGAGCTCACGCCACTGCCCCTGCTCAAAG atGTGCCAGCTTCTGAGCTGCACGAGCTGCTGAGCCGGAAGCTTGCCCAGTGTGGGGTGATGTTTGACTTCTTGGACTGTGTGGCTGACCTCAAGGGGAAGGAGGTGAAGCGGGCGGCCCTCAACGAGCTGGTGGAGTGTGTGGGGAGTACCCGGGGTGTCCTCATCGAGCCCGTCTACCCAGACATCATCCGCATG ATCTCAGTGAATATCTTCCGGACTCTGCCGCCCAGTGAGAACCCTGAATTTGACCCTGAAGAGGATGAGCCCAACCTTGAGCCTTCGTGGCCACACCTGCAG ctgGTATATGAGTTTTTCCTGCGTTTCTTGGAGAGCCCAGACTTCCAGCCCTCCGTGGCCAAGAGATATGTGGATCAAAAGTTTGTCCTGATG CTCCTGGAGCTATTTGACAGTGAGGACCCCCGGGAGCGTGAGTACCTCAAGACCATCCTGCACCGGGTCTACGGCAAGTTCCTGGGTCTCCGGGCCTACATCCGCAAACAGTGCAACCACATCTTCCTCCG GTTCATCTATGAGTTCGAGCACTTCAATGGTGTGGCTGAGCTGCTGGAGATCCTAGGAAG CATCATCAATGGCTTTGCGCTGCCCCTGAAGACGGAGCACAAGCAGTTCCTGGTTCGCGTCCTGATCCCCCTGCACTCTGTCAAGTCGCTGTCTGTCTTTCACGCCCAG CTGGCATACTGTGTGGTGCAGTTCCTGGAGAAGGATGCCACTCTGACGGAGCAC GTGATCCGGGGGCTGCTCAAATACTGGCCAAAAACCTGCACCCAGAAGGAG gtgATGTTTCTGGGGGAGATGGAAGAGATTCTTGATGTCATCGAGCCCTCCCAGTTTGTGAAGATCCAGGAGCCCCTTTTTAAGCAGGTGGCTCGCTGTGTTTCCAGCCCCCATTTCCAG TTTCTCCTCCAATCCCGGGTCTGGTAA
- the GPHA2 gene encoding glycoprotein hormone alpha-2 isoform X1 has protein sequence MLMASPQTLVLCLLVLAVTEACGQEAVIPGCHLHPFNVTVRSDRQGTCQGSHMAQACVGHCESSAFPSRYSVLVASGYRHNITSVSQCCTISGLKKVRVQLQCVGSRREELEIFTARACQCDMCRLSRY, from the exons ATGCTCATGGCGTCCCCTCAAACCCTGGTTCTCTGTCTGCTGGTCCTGGCAGTCACTGAAGCCTGCGGCCAGGAGGCAGTCATCCCAGGCTGCCACTTGCACC CCTTCAATGTGACAGTGCGAAGTGACCGCCAAGGCACCTGCCAGGGCTCTCACATGGCACAGGCCTGTGTGGGTCACTGTGAGTCCAGCGCCTTCCCTTCTCGGTACTCTGTGCTGGTGGCCAGTGGCTACCGACACAACATCACCTCCGTCTCTCAGTGCTGCACCATCAGTGGCCTGAAGAAG GTCAGAGTACAGCTGCAGTGTGTGGGGAGCCGGAGGGAGGAGCTCGAGATCTTCACTGCCCGGGCCTGCCAGTGTGACATGTGTCGCCTCTCTCGCTACTAG
- the PPP2R5B gene encoding serine/threonine-protein phosphatase 2A 56 kDa regulatory subunit beta isoform isoform X4, with product METKLPPASTPTSPSSPGLSPVPPPDKVDGFSRRSLRRARPRRSHSSSQFRYQSNQQELTPLPLLKDVPASELHELLSRKLAQCGVMFDFLDCVADLKGKEVKRAALNELVECVGSTRGVLIEPVYPDIIRMISVNIFRTLPPSENPEFDPEEDEPNLEPSWPHLQLVYEFFLRFLESPDFQPSVAKRYVDQKFVLMLLELFDSEDPREREYLKTILHRVYGKFLGLRAYIRKQCNHIFLRFIYEFEHFNGVAELLEILGSIINGFALPLKTEHKQFLVRVLIPLHSVKSLSVFHAQLAYCVVQFLEKDATLTEHVIRGLLKYWPKTCTQKEVAERALYFWNNEYILSLIEDNCHTVLPAVFGTLYQVSKEHWNQTIVSLIYNVLKTFMEMNGKLFDELTASYKLEKQQEQQKAQERQELWQGLEELRLRRLQGTQGAKEAPLQRLTPQVATSGGQS from the exons ATGGAGACGAAGCTGCCCCCTGCAAGCACCCCCACCAGCCCCTCCTCCCCCGGGCTGTCGCCTGTGCCCCCACCCGACAAGGTGGACGGCTTCTCCCGCCGTTCGCTCCGCAGAGCCCGGCCCCGGCGCTCCCACAGCTCCTCTCAGTTCCGCTATCAGAGCAACCAGCAGGAGCTCACGCCACTGCCCCTGCTCAAAG atGTGCCAGCTTCTGAGCTGCACGAGCTGCTGAGCCGGAAGCTTGCCCAGTGTGGGGTGATGTTTGACTTCTTGGACTGTGTGGCTGACCTCAAGGGGAAGGAGGTGAAGCGGGCGGCCCTCAACGAGCTGGTGGAGTGTGTGGGGAGTACCCGGGGTGTCCTCATCGAGCCCGTCTACCCAGACATCATCCGCATG ATCTCAGTGAATATCTTCCGGACTCTGCCGCCCAGTGAGAACCCTGAATTTGACCCTGAAGAGGATGAGCCCAACCTTGAGCCTTCGTGGCCACACCTGCAG ctgGTATATGAGTTTTTCCTGCGTTTCTTGGAGAGCCCAGACTTCCAGCCCTCCGTGGCCAAGAGATATGTGGATCAAAAGTTTGTCCTGATG CTCCTGGAGCTATTTGACAGTGAGGACCCCCGGGAGCGTGAGTACCTCAAGACCATCCTGCACCGGGTCTACGGCAAGTTCCTGGGTCTCCGGGCCTACATCCGCAAACAGTGCAACCACATCTTCCTCCG GTTCATCTATGAGTTCGAGCACTTCAATGGTGTGGCTGAGCTGCTGGAGATCCTAGGAAG CATCATCAATGGCTTTGCGCTGCCCCTGAAGACGGAGCACAAGCAGTTCCTGGTTCGCGTCCTGATCCCCCTGCACTCTGTCAAGTCGCTGTCTGTCTTTCACGCCCAG CTGGCATACTGTGTGGTGCAGTTCCTGGAGAAGGATGCCACTCTGACGGAGCAC GTGATCCGGGGGCTGCTCAAATACTGGCCAAAAACCTGCACCCAGAAGGAG GTTGCAGAGCGGGCTCTGTATTTCTGGAACAATGAGTATATCCTAAGCCTCATTGAGGACAACTGCCACACTGTGCTGCCTGCCGTGTTTGGGACTCTCTACCAAGTCTCCAAGGAGCACTGGAACCA AACCATCGTATCGCTGATCTACAATGTGCTCAAGACCTTCATGGAGATGAATGGGAAGCTGTTTGATGAGCTCACGGCCTCCTACAAGCTGGAAAAGCAGCA GGAGCAGCAGAAGGCCCAGGAGCGTCAGGAGTTATGGCAAGGTCTGGAGGAGCTGCGGCTACGCCGGCTACAGGGGACCCAGGGGGCCAAGGAGGCCCCTCTCCAGCGGCTTACACCCCAGGTGGCCACCAGTGGGGGTCAGAGCTAG
- the PPP2R5B gene encoding serine/threonine-protein phosphatase 2A 56 kDa regulatory subunit beta isoform isoform X2 produces the protein METKLPPASTPTSPSSPGLSPVPPPDKVDGFSRRSLRRARPRRSHSSSQFRYQSNQQELTPLPLLKDVPASELHELLSRKLAQCGVMFDFLDCVADLKGKEVKRAALNELVECVGSTRGVLIEPVYPDIIRMISVNIFRTLPPSENPEFDPEEDEPNLEPSWPHLQLVYEFFLRFLESPDFQPSVAKRYVDQKFVLMLLELFDSEDPREREYLKTILHRVYGKFLGLRAYIRKQCNHIFLRFIYEFEHFNGVAELLEILGSIINGFALPLKTEHKQFLVRVLIPLHSVKSLSVFHAQLAYCVVQFLEKDATLTEHVIRGLLKYWPKTCTQKEVMFLGEMEEILDVIEPSQFVKIQEPLFKQVARCVSSPHFQVAERALYFWNNEYILSLIEDNCHTVLPAVFGTLYQVSKEHWNQTIVSLIYNVLKTFMEMNGKLFDELTASYKLEKQQEQQKAQERQELWQGLEELRLRRLQGTQGAKEAPLQRLTPQVATSGGQS, from the exons ATGGAGACGAAGCTGCCCCCTGCAAGCACCCCCACCAGCCCCTCCTCCCCCGGGCTGTCGCCTGTGCCCCCACCCGACAAGGTGGACGGCTTCTCCCGCCGTTCGCTCCGCAGAGCCCGGCCCCGGCGCTCCCACAGCTCCTCTCAGTTCCGCTATCAGAGCAACCAGCAGGAGCTCACGCCACTGCCCCTGCTCAAAG atGTGCCAGCTTCTGAGCTGCACGAGCTGCTGAGCCGGAAGCTTGCCCAGTGTGGGGTGATGTTTGACTTCTTGGACTGTGTGGCTGACCTCAAGGGGAAGGAGGTGAAGCGGGCGGCCCTCAACGAGCTGGTGGAGTGTGTGGGGAGTACCCGGGGTGTCCTCATCGAGCCCGTCTACCCAGACATCATCCGCATG ATCTCAGTGAATATCTTCCGGACTCTGCCGCCCAGTGAGAACCCTGAATTTGACCCTGAAGAGGATGAGCCCAACCTTGAGCCTTCGTGGCCACACCTGCAG ctgGTATATGAGTTTTTCCTGCGTTTCTTGGAGAGCCCAGACTTCCAGCCCTCCGTGGCCAAGAGATATGTGGATCAAAAGTTTGTCCTGATG CTCCTGGAGCTATTTGACAGTGAGGACCCCCGGGAGCGTGAGTACCTCAAGACCATCCTGCACCGGGTCTACGGCAAGTTCCTGGGTCTCCGGGCCTACATCCGCAAACAGTGCAACCACATCTTCCTCCG GTTCATCTATGAGTTCGAGCACTTCAATGGTGTGGCTGAGCTGCTGGAGATCCTAGGAAG CATCATCAATGGCTTTGCGCTGCCCCTGAAGACGGAGCACAAGCAGTTCCTGGTTCGCGTCCTGATCCCCCTGCACTCTGTCAAGTCGCTGTCTGTCTTTCACGCCCAG CTGGCATACTGTGTGGTGCAGTTCCTGGAGAAGGATGCCACTCTGACGGAGCAC GTGATCCGGGGGCTGCTCAAATACTGGCCAAAAACCTGCACCCAGAAGGAG gtgATGTTTCTGGGGGAGATGGAAGAGATTCTTGATGTCATCGAGCCCTCCCAGTTTGTGAAGATCCAGGAGCCCCTTTTTAAGCAGGTGGCTCGCTGTGTTTCCAGCCCCCATTTCCAG GTTGCAGAGCGGGCTCTGTATTTCTGGAACAATGAGTATATCCTAAGCCTCATTGAGGACAACTGCCACACTGTGCTGCCTGCCGTGTTTGGGACTCTCTACCAAGTCTCCAAGGAGCACTGGAACCA AACCATCGTATCGCTGATCTACAATGTGCTCAAGACCTTCATGGAGATGAATGGGAAGCTGTTTGATGAGCTCACGGCCTCCTACAAGCTGGAAAAGCAGCA GGAGCAGCAGAAGGCCCAGGAGCGTCAGGAGTTATGGCAAGGTCTGGAGGAGCTGCGGCTACGCCGGCTACAGGGGACCCAGGGGGCCAAGGAGGCCCCTCTCCAGCGGCTTACACCCCAGGTGGCCACCAGTGGGGGTCAGAGCTAG
- the PPP2R5B gene encoding serine/threonine-protein phosphatase 2A 56 kDa regulatory subunit beta isoform isoform X3: METKLPPASTPTSPSSPGLSPVPPPDKVDGFSRRSLRRARPRRSHSSSQFRYQSNQQELTPLPLLKDVPASELHELLSRKLAQCGVMFDFLDCVADLKGKEVKRAALNELVECVGSTRGVLIEPVYPDIIRMISVNIFRTLPPSENPEFDPEEDEPNLEPSWPHLQLVYEFFLRFLESPDFQPSVAKRYVDQKFVLMLLELFDSEDPREREYLKTILHRVYGKFLGLRAYIRKQCNHIFLRFIYEFEHFNGVAELLEILGSIINGFALPLKTEHKQFLVRVLIPLHSVKSLSVFHAQVIRGLLKYWPKTCTQKEVMFLGEMEEILDVIEPSQFVKIQEPLFKQVARCVSSPHFQVAERALYFWNNEYILSLIEDNCHTVLPAVFGTLYQVSKEHWNQTIVSLIYNVLKTFMEMNGKLFDELTASYKLEKQQEQQKAQERQELWQGLEELRLRRLQGTQGAKEAPLQRLTPQVATSGGQS, translated from the exons ATGGAGACGAAGCTGCCCCCTGCAAGCACCCCCACCAGCCCCTCCTCCCCCGGGCTGTCGCCTGTGCCCCCACCCGACAAGGTGGACGGCTTCTCCCGCCGTTCGCTCCGCAGAGCCCGGCCCCGGCGCTCCCACAGCTCCTCTCAGTTCCGCTATCAGAGCAACCAGCAGGAGCTCACGCCACTGCCCCTGCTCAAAG atGTGCCAGCTTCTGAGCTGCACGAGCTGCTGAGCCGGAAGCTTGCCCAGTGTGGGGTGATGTTTGACTTCTTGGACTGTGTGGCTGACCTCAAGGGGAAGGAGGTGAAGCGGGCGGCCCTCAACGAGCTGGTGGAGTGTGTGGGGAGTACCCGGGGTGTCCTCATCGAGCCCGTCTACCCAGACATCATCCGCATG ATCTCAGTGAATATCTTCCGGACTCTGCCGCCCAGTGAGAACCCTGAATTTGACCCTGAAGAGGATGAGCCCAACCTTGAGCCTTCGTGGCCACACCTGCAG ctgGTATATGAGTTTTTCCTGCGTTTCTTGGAGAGCCCAGACTTCCAGCCCTCCGTGGCCAAGAGATATGTGGATCAAAAGTTTGTCCTGATG CTCCTGGAGCTATTTGACAGTGAGGACCCCCGGGAGCGTGAGTACCTCAAGACCATCCTGCACCGGGTCTACGGCAAGTTCCTGGGTCTCCGGGCCTACATCCGCAAACAGTGCAACCACATCTTCCTCCG GTTCATCTATGAGTTCGAGCACTTCAATGGTGTGGCTGAGCTGCTGGAGATCCTAGGAAG CATCATCAATGGCTTTGCGCTGCCCCTGAAGACGGAGCACAAGCAGTTCCTGGTTCGCGTCCTGATCCCCCTGCACTCTGTCAAGTCGCTGTCTGTCTTTCACGCCCAG GTGATCCGGGGGCTGCTCAAATACTGGCCAAAAACCTGCACCCAGAAGGAG gtgATGTTTCTGGGGGAGATGGAAGAGATTCTTGATGTCATCGAGCCCTCCCAGTTTGTGAAGATCCAGGAGCCCCTTTTTAAGCAGGTGGCTCGCTGTGTTTCCAGCCCCCATTTCCAG GTTGCAGAGCGGGCTCTGTATTTCTGGAACAATGAGTATATCCTAAGCCTCATTGAGGACAACTGCCACACTGTGCTGCCTGCCGTGTTTGGGACTCTCTACCAAGTCTCCAAGGAGCACTGGAACCA AACCATCGTATCGCTGATCTACAATGTGCTCAAGACCTTCATGGAGATGAATGGGAAGCTGTTTGATGAGCTCACGGCCTCCTACAAGCTGGAAAAGCAGCA GGAGCAGCAGAAGGCCCAGGAGCGTCAGGAGTTATGGCAAGGTCTGGAGGAGCTGCGGCTACGCCGGCTACAGGGGACCCAGGGGGCCAAGGAGGCCCCTCTCCAGCGGCTTACACCCCAGGTGGCCACCAGTGGGGGTCAGAGCTAG